In Hymenobacter sublimis, a single genomic region encodes these proteins:
- a CDS encoding UDP-N-acetylmuramoyl-tripeptide--D-alanyl-D-alanine ligase, translating to MLDLPALYDRFRTASAVSTDSRQPQDNTLFFALNGPSFRGRDFAPQALTKGACYAVVDDEELAARDPERYTYAPDPLVALQELAHYHRRQLIIPVLAITGSNGKTTTKELVHAVLRQRYKVQYTRGNLNNHIGVPLTLLSIRPGEHELAIVEMGANHQGEIELLCRLAEPTHGLITNIGKAHLEGFGGVEGIVKGKGEMFRFLEQVHGTAFVNTLDARLPGMAAGISDQVTYPGPTDTYPAELVSTAPQVVVRLFDGTEVAVQITGGYNFPNLAAAAAVGAYFQVEPGAIAQALAAYAPTNNRSQLVRTAHNELVLDAYNANPSSMAAALNSFAARPGNPADKVVILGDMFELGPESEAEHRALGQLLRGLPFGTVVLIGQDMRHASTEPAFLHFATKPEAAAWLQAHPQRGRQLLIKGSRGMGLETLVELV from the coding sequence ATGCTTGACCTTCCGGCTCTGTACGACCGGTTCCGCACCGCTTCGGCCGTCAGCACCGACTCGCGTCAGCCCCAGGACAACACCCTGTTCTTTGCCCTGAATGGCCCCTCCTTCCGGGGCCGCGACTTTGCCCCCCAAGCCCTGACGAAAGGCGCCTGCTACGCCGTAGTGGACGACGAGGAGCTAGCCGCCCGGGACCCGGAGCGCTACACCTACGCCCCCGACCCGCTAGTGGCCCTGCAGGAGTTAGCCCACTACCACCGGCGGCAGCTCATCATTCCGGTGCTGGCCATTACCGGCTCCAATGGCAAAACCACTACCAAGGAGCTAGTGCACGCCGTACTCCGCCAGCGCTACAAAGTGCAGTACACCCGCGGCAACCTCAACAACCACATTGGCGTGCCGCTCACCTTGCTCAGCATCCGACCCGGCGAGCATGAGCTGGCCATTGTGGAAATGGGAGCCAACCACCAAGGCGAAATTGAGCTACTCTGCCGCTTGGCCGAGCCTACCCACGGCCTAATTACCAACATCGGCAAGGCCCACCTCGAAGGCTTTGGCGGCGTGGAAGGCATTGTGAAAGGCAAGGGCGAAATGTTCCGGTTTCTGGAGCAGGTACATGGCACGGCCTTCGTGAATACCCTGGACGCCCGCCTGCCCGGCATGGCCGCTGGCATTTCGGACCAGGTTACCTACCCCGGCCCCACTGACACCTACCCCGCCGAGCTGGTAAGCACGGCCCCGCAAGTAGTGGTGCGCTTGTTTGACGGCACAGAGGTAGCCGTCCAGATTACCGGCGGCTACAACTTCCCTAACCTGGCTGCCGCCGCCGCCGTGGGCGCTTACTTCCAGGTGGAGCCCGGCGCCATTGCCCAGGCCCTGGCCGCCTACGCCCCCACCAACAACCGCTCCCAACTGGTACGCACGGCCCACAATGAGCTGGTGCTGGATGCCTACAACGCCAACCCCAGCAGCATGGCGGCCGCCCTGAACAGCTTCGCGGCCCGCCCCGGCAACCCCGCCGATAAGGTGGTTATCCTGGGTGACATGTTTGAATTGGGCCCGGAAAGCGAGGCTGAGCACCGCGCCCTCGGGCAGCTGCTGCGCGGCCTACCCTTCGGCACCGTTGTGCTTATTGGGCAGGATATGCGCCACGCCTCCACCGAGCCGGCATTTTTGCACTTCGCTACCAAGCCCGAGGCCGCGGCCTGGCTCCAAGCCCACCCTCAGCGCGGCCGTCAACTCCTCATCAAAGGCTCCCGCGGCATGGGCCTGGAAACTTTGGTAGAACTGGTTTAA
- the rfbC gene encoding dTDP-4-dehydrorhamnose 3,5-epimerase, which produces MEFKYFDIQGVVEILPRVFGDARGAFFESFSAQKMQDAGIHGQWVQDNQSRSDRGVVRGLHFQKPPFTQAKLVRVAQGRALDVVVDIRRNSPTYGQHVMVELDAERFNMLYVPEGFAHGFTALEDNTLFLYKCTNYYAPQAEGGLLWNDPALGINWGVQNATISAKDQVLPTLANFDSPF; this is translated from the coding sequence ATGGAGTTTAAATACTTTGATATTCAGGGGGTAGTGGAAATATTGCCGCGGGTGTTTGGCGATGCCCGCGGGGCCTTTTTCGAGTCCTTTAGCGCTCAGAAAATGCAGGACGCCGGCATTCACGGCCAGTGGGTGCAGGACAATCAGTCGCGCTCCGACCGGGGCGTGGTGCGGGGCCTGCACTTCCAGAAGCCGCCTTTCACCCAGGCCAAGCTCGTGCGCGTGGCCCAGGGCCGCGCCCTTGATGTGGTAGTCGATATTCGGCGCAACTCACCCACGTACGGCCAGCACGTGATGGTAGAGCTGGACGCGGAGCGCTTCAATATGCTGTATGTGCCTGAAGGCTTTGCCCACGGCTTCACGGCCCTGGAAGACAATACCCTCTTCCTTTATAAGTGCACGAACTACTACGCCCCCCAGGCCGAAGGCGGCCTGCTCTGGAACGACCCCGCCCTGGGTATTAACTGGGGCGTCCAGAATGCTACCATATCAGCCAAGGACCAGGTTTTGCCTACCCTGGCTAACTTCGACAGCCCTTTTTAA
- a CDS encoding glycosyltransferase family 4 protein: MRVAVVINTSWNIWNFRRSLVKALQAAGHEVLAIAPPDDYSARLETELGCRYVPILMENKGTNPVKDAQLTRRFYRIYRRERPDVVLHYTIKPNIYGTLAAKLAGIPSVNNVSGLGTVFIVKNFVSRVALGLYRFAFKFPKRVFFQNNDDRQLFLQHGLVEARITDVLPGSGIDTQRFRPAATFERHEPFTFLMIARVLYEKGVEEYFEAAQLVRAAHPTARIQLLGGIDESGGVGVKRAVFEQWLQAGHVEYLGTSDDVAAHIRQADCVVLPSYREGTPKTLLEAAAMGKPIVTTDVPGCRETVVDGQNGLLCEVRNATDLAAKMRQVLELPNQELEQMGKAGRQLAERKFDEQIVLDKYLTIVREVTKTNSSRL, translated from the coding sequence ATGCGCGTTGCCGTTGTTATTAATACCAGCTGGAATATCTGGAACTTCCGGCGCAGCCTGGTGAAGGCCCTGCAGGCGGCCGGCCACGAGGTACTGGCCATTGCGCCACCCGACGATTATTCGGCGAGGTTGGAAACCGAGCTAGGCTGCCGCTACGTCCCTATCCTGATGGAAAACAAGGGCACTAACCCCGTAAAGGACGCCCAGCTGACCCGCCGCTTCTACCGCATCTACCGCCGCGAGCGGCCCGACGTGGTGCTGCACTACACCATCAAGCCCAACATTTACGGCACGCTGGCCGCCAAGCTGGCCGGTATCCCTAGTGTTAATAATGTGTCGGGCTTGGGCACGGTATTCATTGTGAAAAACTTTGTGAGCCGGGTGGCTTTGGGCCTTTACCGCTTCGCCTTCAAGTTTCCCAAGCGGGTATTTTTCCAGAACAACGACGACCGGCAGCTCTTTCTGCAGCACGGGTTGGTAGAGGCCCGCATTACCGATGTGCTACCCGGCTCCGGCATTGACACCCAGCGGTTTCGGCCCGCTGCCACGTTTGAGCGACACGAGCCGTTTACCTTCCTCATGATTGCCCGGGTGCTCTATGAGAAGGGCGTGGAGGAGTACTTCGAGGCAGCCCAGCTAGTGCGCGCCGCCCACCCCACCGCCCGCATCCAGCTGCTGGGCGGTATCGATGAGTCGGGCGGGGTAGGCGTGAAGCGCGCCGTATTTGAGCAGTGGCTGCAGGCTGGCCACGTGGAGTACCTGGGTACCTCCGACGACGTGGCGGCCCACATTCGGCAGGCCGATTGCGTGGTGCTGCCGTCTTACCGCGAGGGTACGCCCAAAACCCTGCTCGAAGCCGCCGCCATGGGCAAACCCATCGTTACTACCGACGTGCCCGGCTGCCGCGAAACCGTGGTAGATGGCCAGAACGGCCTGCTCTGTGAGGTGCGCAACGCCACCGACTTAGCCGCTAAAATGCGCCAGGTGCTGGAGCTGCCTAACCAGGAGCTGGAACAGATGGGCAAGGCTGGCCGCCAGCTGGCTGAGCGCAAATTCGACGAGCAGATTGTGCTGGACAAGTACCTGACCATCGTGCGCGAAGTGACTAAAACCAATTCCAGCCGCCTCTAA
- a CDS encoding c-type cytochrome, with the protein MAAFPFLLRLHQLVVLAFLLFYAFKAGLLVLGRLDTLRTVRARTRLADSGLGLLILASGGASLALYPGGAPGWLWVKLGLVLVLLPLAIMAMRRQFKPGVVLTFLGFLYVYGVSETGSPTLQQAQASSASNGAAAYAPGRAEATATPEAVAPVDTARAAASLSAAEAATLAAAADAPASADEALVAGKALFVQQCAVCHGPDGKLGLNGAYDLTKSNLTQQGRIYQVTHGSISKKMPAFGGKLTQQQIEQVVAYSLTLKKP; encoded by the coding sequence ATGGCTGCATTTCCTTTCCTGCTACGCCTGCACCAGCTGGTGGTACTGGCGTTTCTCTTGTTTTATGCTTTTAAAGCGGGCTTGCTCGTGCTGGGCCGCCTGGACACGCTGCGCACCGTCCGGGCCCGTACCCGCCTAGCCGACTCCGGGCTGGGGTTGTTGATTCTGGCCTCAGGCGGGGCTTCGCTGGCGCTTTACCCGGGCGGGGCGCCGGGGTGGCTGTGGGTGAAGCTAGGCCTAGTGCTGGTGCTACTTCCCCTGGCTATTATGGCGATGCGGCGGCAGTTCAAGCCCGGCGTGGTGCTTACGTTTCTGGGGTTTCTGTACGTGTACGGCGTATCCGAAACCGGCTCCCCGACCCTGCAGCAAGCGCAAGCCTCTAGCGCTTCAAACGGCGCGGCCGCCTACGCCCCGGGCCGGGCCGAAGCCACGGCTACTCCGGAAGCCGTGGCGCCCGTGGATACTGCCCGGGCCGCAGCCAGTCTTTCAGCCGCTGAGGCAGCCACACTGGCCGCGGCCGCCGACGCTCCGGCATCAGCAGATGAGGCGCTGGTGGCGGGCAAAGCTCTGTTCGTGCAGCAGTGCGCCGTTTGTCATGGTCCGGATGGCAAGCTGGGCCTCAATGGCGCTTATGATCTGACTAAGAGTAACCTAACCCAGCAGGGCCGCATATATCAGGTTACCCACGGCAGCATCAGCAAGAAAATGCCAGCCTTTGGCGGAAAGCTCACCCAGCAGCAAATTGAGCAAGTTGTGGCCTATTCGCTTACCCTTAAGAAGCCGTAA
- the hflX gene encoding GTPase HflX: MLAKSEKNGTYETSPEAETAVLVAVPDKRQADARTQEYLDELEFLAETAGATVTKRFVQRLDKPDIRTFVGEGKLAEIKAYVEHTKASMVIFDDDLSPSQLRNLEAELLVKIVDRSLLIIDIFAQRAKSATAQTQVELAQYQYLLPRLTGLWTHLDKQRGGGVAQRGPGETEIETDRRVVRDRIAFLKDRLKELDKQTTTQRKSRTGIVRVALVGYTNVGKSTIMNLLSRADVFAENKLFATVDSTVRKVVLETMPFLLSDTVGFIRKLPTRLIESFKSTLDEIREADLLVHVVDISHPTFEEQIEVVNATLKDIEAADKPMLLVFNKIDRYNHEPVASSTEGFEEMNTDEDAPAARPSLEQLKATYMAKLHDPVIFISAQERENIDELRALLVRHVSAIYQERYPSVHPIQEETEF; the protein is encoded by the coding sequence ATGCTGGCCAAGTCAGAAAAGAACGGCACCTACGAAACCTCGCCCGAGGCTGAAACCGCCGTGCTGGTGGCCGTGCCCGACAAACGCCAGGCCGACGCCCGCACCCAGGAATACCTTGATGAGCTGGAGTTCCTGGCCGAAACGGCCGGCGCTACGGTCACCAAACGCTTCGTGCAGCGCCTCGACAAGCCCGACATCCGCACGTTTGTGGGCGAAGGCAAGCTAGCCGAAATTAAGGCCTACGTGGAGCACACCAAGGCCAGCATGGTTATTTTCGATGATGACCTTTCGCCCTCCCAGCTGCGCAACCTGGAGGCCGAACTGCTGGTCAAAATCGTGGACCGCTCCCTACTTATCATTGATATTTTCGCGCAACGGGCCAAGTCTGCTACCGCCCAAACCCAGGTAGAACTAGCTCAGTATCAGTACCTGCTCCCGCGCCTGACGGGCCTCTGGACTCACCTGGACAAGCAGCGAGGTGGCGGCGTGGCCCAGCGCGGACCGGGTGAAACAGAAATCGAGACGGACCGGCGCGTAGTGCGCGACCGGATAGCCTTTCTCAAGGACCGCCTCAAGGAGCTAGACAAGCAAACGACCACCCAGCGCAAGTCGCGCACGGGCATTGTGCGGGTGGCTTTGGTCGGCTACACCAACGTGGGCAAGAGCACCATTATGAATCTGCTGAGCCGCGCCGACGTGTTTGCCGAAAACAAGCTGTTTGCGACCGTCGACTCTACGGTGCGCAAGGTGGTCCTGGAAACCATGCCCTTCCTGCTGTCCGATACCGTCGGGTTTATCCGCAAGTTGCCTACCCGCCTGATCGAGAGCTTTAAGAGCACCCTCGACGAAATTCGGGAGGCCGACTTGCTGGTGCATGTGGTAGATATTTCCCACCCTACCTTCGAGGAGCAAATTGAAGTAGTTAACGCCACGCTTAAAGACATCGAGGCCGCCGATAAGCCGATGTTGCTGGTGTTCAACAAGATCGACCGGTATAATCATGAACCCGTGGCCAGCTCTACCGAAGGCTTCGAGGAAATGAATACGGACGAAGATGCGCCGGCCGCGCGGCCTTCCCTGGAGCAGCTGAAGGCTACGTACATGGCCAAGCTCCACGATCCGGTCATCTTCATTTCGGCTCAGGAGCGGGAAAACATTGACGAGCTACGGGCCCTGCTCGTACGCCACGTTTCGGCTATTTATCAGGAGCGCTACCCTTCCGTGCATCCTATCCAGGAGGAAACGGAATTTTAG